The uncultured Fibrobacter sp. genome has a segment encoding these proteins:
- a CDS encoding fibro-slime domain-containing protein, with translation MKRTLAVVSVLFFLFGAAWADLTVHIQSPFRNDPTSADYVPHVLGGAGGDYTPSYGATSKTIMTEEGDHWYVYTWSGKTLADFQEWMKFNFKFCPNTSDVNFNNNACVDWDAGGEKEFPIGGFFGTDSEIWLYTDATTGKYTKSFMAPGAKVVWFKSPWGNKALPQMYFGMDSVLMRFVPGDNTKCGWFYGAVTPAMIAANPAQTAYFTRYMAPWLSVPADTNLSIDLSAALQANDTIYVDGTEAAPTASSTIGSLGTCFDDTRVLHIYHPWRNNTSYRDSTFYITIGNNILNQPTPMSSEGEYRFWRHYSFDDTLVGSPKWSSQMADFQILRGSNEWPQHPYFQQGSQMKALELFPSGIYETWFYASTSLGSIDLQFYPPEPKVVRLLSPWDDMSPSMLVLDQDDTVKMGPLPLDRKKDTCGWYEGTYYKHAKDWGVFFKQTFGMDYYNAEGVQGAGIPDGNPVRLDSMMALHDTVWVYPYPVSTSGPAFSNTYPGRLGRCPELKISALVLDWAGESYADSIDVDFGGIYGGNDYTTVRNYDQNGQLTDLKTCGGLAVGMVQDTLVNGVPARVDSSVFPWSICSAGHEIEKWFVPQVVAHDAAGKEYTNATCRDIDLSLDEEGFWLADFTNEDDCNDTINPGFYPIDDFQYLDDAKTVKNPKFDWNVSGCRHNYSFSMKISAQFQYIPGQYFEFRGDDDVWVYIDNRLVVDIGGCHSPVEGAVNLDTLGLVEGKEYPFQIFFSERNAVGSNFKMRTSINLQTEKTFFPVHIPRTDTTIEYQLLQILVEESLGCDISKTGKVDTVPAQSAFVLKSLTGSLQEGGVSLNPGVNYGGITISEDMAGFVIDTNMIVKTRSLAPGTYVLECYLSSDPTQSTDIYFTVPEWPKPTIVFVDSTGAFIPGDTVSMELGTLAFVPYKVRIAVVYGDMVCADCFSMLGLYTADSLTFLDMNSSAIKIIETDSMGYATFYVMGTDAVVNGSFRVGSEYVQNVLVWKNINLEKPKVPIATKAEMYDRNGDGIADSLLVLFNEPFDGRFPDHTKWMFGDSAWHITPDWASVVSHVASEQSLVEVSDAFSTEVFTGLEKDKYHGTFRYHFRYYDEEQGDTISLDTMVQFIDEKIGAIIKSAVVTIKSDNVTMLSVFLSEGTDPSGIDMASAFNFRIWRAGMENSNLLSMSTFNTMANGSRYDLYFYTDETHPAPAVGDSVRLGMGVLPDLSGNTPHAGNPWVRIIGGQRLTLDVTEVVKISAEKVLAPENGPGENAIKPYLVPTEWSMKQIVEAFGVPGHVLGYDLQELGITARDSVPLEDIRIEWEVYYFTNLGQYVNSNKGGVSCSDALFNGDCTRNPGKVFLAWDGRSKQGRVAGTGAYVSKLSWKVRVGKDKIGTKDDTRTMGIIRGK, from the coding sequence CTTTCTTTTTGGAGCTGCATGGGCCGACCTGACCGTGCATATCCAGTCTCCCTTCCGTAATGATCCTACTTCTGCCGACTATGTTCCCCATGTCCTTGGTGGTGCTGGCGGTGATTACACGCCCAGTTACGGGGCGACTTCCAAGACGATCATGACCGAAGAGGGCGACCACTGGTATGTGTACACGTGGTCCGGCAAGACTTTGGCCGATTTCCAGGAATGGATGAAGTTCAACTTTAAGTTCTGCCCCAACACATCCGATGTCAATTTCAACAACAATGCCTGCGTCGATTGGGATGCCGGCGGTGAGAAGGAATTCCCGATAGGCGGTTTTTTCGGTACGGATTCCGAGATTTGGCTGTACACGGATGCCACGACGGGTAAGTACACCAAGTCATTCATGGCTCCGGGTGCGAAGGTGGTGTGGTTCAAGAGCCCCTGGGGCAACAAGGCGCTCCCGCAGATGTACTTTGGCATGGATTCTGTGCTGATGCGCTTTGTTCCGGGCGACAACACGAAATGTGGCTGGTTCTACGGCGCGGTGACTCCGGCGATGATTGCCGCGAACCCGGCGCAGACGGCTTATTTCACACGTTACATGGCTCCTTGGCTTTCTGTCCCTGCCGATACGAACCTTTCTATTGACCTTTCTGCCGCGCTCCAGGCCAACGACACTATCTATGTCGACGGCACCGAGGCTGCTCCGACTGCATCATCGACAATAGGCTCGCTTGGGACGTGCTTCGACGATACGCGCGTGCTGCATATTTACCATCCGTGGCGCAACAACACAAGCTACCGCGACAGCACTTTCTACATCACGATCGGGAACAATATCCTGAATCAGCCGACTCCGATGAGCTCCGAAGGGGAATACCGCTTCTGGCGTCATTACTCGTTCGACGATACGCTGGTGGGCTCGCCGAAGTGGAGCTCGCAGATGGCGGACTTCCAGATTTTGCGCGGCAGTAACGAGTGGCCGCAGCATCCTTATTTCCAGCAGGGTTCGCAGATGAAGGCTCTGGAGCTTTTCCCGTCGGGCATTTACGAGACTTGGTTCTATGCGAGCACCAGCCTGGGTTCCATTGATTTGCAGTTCTACCCGCCCGAACCCAAGGTCGTGCGTTTGCTGAGCCCGTGGGACGACATGTCGCCTTCGATGCTCGTGCTCGACCAGGACGATACGGTGAAGATGGGCCCGCTCCCGCTCGACAGGAAAAAGGACACTTGCGGATGGTACGAGGGCACCTACTACAAGCATGCAAAAGATTGGGGCGTGTTCTTCAAGCAGACTTTCGGCATGGATTACTACAATGCCGAGGGCGTGCAGGGTGCAGGAATTCCTGATGGCAACCCGGTCCGGCTGGATTCGATGATGGCGCTGCACGATACTGTGTGGGTGTATCCTTATCCTGTTTCTACGAGTGGCCCTGCGTTCTCTAACACTTATCCGGGTCGCCTTGGCCGTTGCCCCGAGCTCAAGATTTCGGCGCTTGTTTTGGACTGGGCCGGCGAATCGTATGCGGACAGTATCGACGTGGATTTTGGCGGCATTTACGGTGGTAACGACTATACGACGGTGCGCAACTACGACCAGAACGGACAGCTGACCGACCTCAAGACATGCGGTGGTCTTGCTGTGGGGATGGTCCAGGATACTTTGGTGAATGGGGTGCCTGCTCGCGTGGATTCTTCGGTGTTCCCGTGGTCTATCTGTTCTGCTGGTCATGAAATCGAGAAGTGGTTTGTGCCGCAGGTGGTGGCGCACGATGCTGCGGGCAAGGAGTACACGAATGCGACTTGCCGCGATATCGACCTCTCGCTTGACGAGGAAGGTTTCTGGCTAGCGGACTTCACTAACGAGGACGACTGCAACGACACCATCAATCCAGGTTTCTATCCTATTGACGATTTCCAGTATTTAGACGATGCAAAGACGGTGAAAAATCCGAAGTTCGACTGGAACGTGAGTGGCTGCCGCCACAACTACAGTTTCTCGATGAAGATTTCGGCGCAGTTCCAGTATATTCCGGGGCAGTATTTCGAGTTCCGTGGCGATGACGACGTGTGGGTCTACATCGACAACCGCCTGGTGGTGGATATCGGTGGCTGCCACAGCCCTGTCGAGGGGGCGGTGAATTTGGATACGCTCGGCCTTGTCGAGGGCAAGGAATATCCCTTCCAGATTTTCTTCTCCGAGCGCAACGCGGTGGGTTCGAACTTCAAGATGCGCACCTCCATCAACCTGCAGACCGAAAAGACGTTCTTCCCGGTGCACATCCCGCGTACCGACACGACTATCGAATACCAGCTGCTGCAGATTCTCGTGGAGGAGTCGCTGGGTTGCGACATTTCCAAAACGGGCAAGGTCGACACGGTTCCTGCGCAGTCTGCATTTGTCTTGAAGAGCCTCACGGGCAGCTTGCAAGAGGGCGGTGTATCGCTGAATCCCGGTGTCAATTACGGCGGTATCACTATTTCCGAAGACATGGCGGGTTTTGTCATCGATACGAACATGATTGTGAAAACGCGCTCGCTGGCACCAGGCACCTACGTGCTTGAATGTTACCTTTCTTCGGACCCCACGCAGTCTACCGATATTTATTTCACTGTACCGGAATGGCCGAAGCCGACAATTGTCTTTGTGGATTCCACAGGGGCGTTTATCCCGGGCGATACGGTATCGATGGAATTGGGAACGCTTGCCTTTGTGCCGTATAAAGTCCGCATCGCGGTGGTTTACGGCGACATGGTGTGTGCAGATTGCTTCTCGATGCTGGGCTTGTATACAGCAGATTCGCTGACCTTCTTAGATATGAACAGTTCTGCCATCAAGATTATCGAGACGGATTCGATGGGCTATGCAACGTTCTATGTTATGGGTACGGATGCGGTGGTGAACGGCTCGTTCCGCGTGGGCAGCGAGTATGTGCAGAACGTGCTTGTCTGGAAGAATATCAATCTAGAAAAGCCGAAGGTGCCGATTGCGACCAAGGCTGAGATGTACGACCGCAACGGTGACGGCATCGCAGATAGTTTGCTTGTACTTTTCAACGAACCGTTTGATGGCAGGTTCCCGGACCATACAAAGTGGATGTTCGGTGACAGCGCCTGGCACATTACGCCGGACTGGGCGAGTGTCGTTTCGCATGTTGCGAGTGAGCAGTCGCTTGTGGAGGTTTCGGACGCTTTCTCGACGGAAGTCTTTACCGGGCTGGAAAAGGACAAGTACCATGGTACGTTCAGGTACCACTTCCGTTATTACGACGAGGAACAAGGCGATACGATTTCGCTTGATACGATGGTGCAGTTCATTGACGAGAAGATCGGTGCAATTATCAAGAGTGCCGTGGTCACCATCAAATCCGATAACGTGACGATGCTTTCTGTTTTCTTGAGCGAGGGAACGGATCCGTCCGGGATTGACATGGCATCGGCGTTTAATTTCAGAATTTGGCGTGCAGGTATGGAAAATTCCAACTTGTTGAGTATGTCGACGTTTAATACAATGGCGAATGGCTCTCGATACGATCTCTATTTCTATACAGACGAGACGCACCCGGCTCCGGCAGTGGGCGATTCTGTGCGTTTGGGCATGGGTGTGTTGCCAGACCTTAGTGGGAACACTCCCCATGCGGGCAACCCTTGGGTTCGCATTATCGGCGGGCAGCGACTGACATTGGATGTGACCGAGGTGGTGAAGATTTCGGCTGAGAAGGTTCTTGCTCCCGAAAATGGTCCTGGTGAGAATGCAATCAAGCCTTACCTTGTCCCTACAGAATGGTCAATGAAACAAATTGTCGAGGCGTTCGGTGTTCCTGGGCATGTTTTGGGTTACGACTTGCAGGAATTAGGAATTACCGCCAGAGATTCCGTGCCGCTCGAGGATATCCGCATTGAATGGGAAGTCTACTACTTTACGAACTTGGGGCAGTATGTCAATTCGAACAAGGGTGGAGTGAGTTGTTCGGATGCGCTGTTCAACGGAGATTGTACTAGGAATCCGGGCAAGGTGTTCCTTGCGTGG